GCAGGGTAATTTCAGAAGACGGTCGCGGGGCGGATTAGACCGCCCACTCAAAAGCCATCTTACACTTTCTTCACCACAATGTCGCCAATCACGTTGGCGGCCTCGTCGCCCCGGTCGGCGGCGTTGGACAGGTGGCGGTAAATCTCCCTCAGCTTCAACATTTCCACCACGTCGTGCACGTCTTTCGGGCCGACGAAGAGCGCGGCGATGGCTTCGCGGTAAACGTTCTCCACCCGGTTCTCCAGCGCCTTGGCTCGCACTGCATGATCGTTCGCCACGCCGGGATGATCCTGCAAGCGCAGAACGCCTTTGTGAATCTCCTCGGCGGCGTCGGTGAGCAGAGACACCATGCGCACCAGGTAAGGGTTGGGCTGAACGCCGAGCATGGCCATTTCATCGGTGGTGGTGTCGGCGTAGTCCAGCACGTCGTCAATGGCCCGCGAG
This Chloroflexota bacterium DNA region includes the following protein-coding sequences:
- a CDS encoding DUF47 family protein is translated as MKRFSLPFFRKKPDVFLPLLIKQAEFAVQGLTGLQAYMREPNADVARRVKSIEKEADEVRRILIEELNRNFITPMDREDIFALSRAIDDVLDYADTTTDEMAMLGVQPNPYLVRMVSLLTDAAEEIHKGVLRLQDHPGVANDHAVRAKALENRVENVYREAIAALFVGPKDVHDVVEMLKLREIYRHLSNAADRGDEAANVIGDIVVKKV